Proteins encoded within one genomic window of Formosa agariphila KMM 3901:
- the purL gene encoding phosphoribosylformylglycinamidine synthase produces the protein MIHFFGNVNGKLFAVQTVKELSTETISKLSWLFGNQPKLEQASIDAFFVGPRAAMITPWSTNAVEITQNMGITDIIRIEEFEAVAEDFSDFDPMISQKFNELNQESFTIDIKPEPVLNIEDIAAYNAQEGLSLSDEEVTYLEGVAKKIGRPLTDSEVFGFSQVNSEHCRHKIFNGTFVIDGEEKEVSLFKMIRETSNKNPNDIVSAYKDNVAFVKGPIVEQFAPKTADKPDFYETKNYESVISLKAETHNFPTTVEPFNGAATGSGGEIRDRLAGGKGSLPLAGTAVYMTSYSRLEENRPWEQKTQARPWLYQTPMDILIKASNGASDFGNKFGQPLITGSVLTFEHDENASSSTANPRKLGFDKVIMQAGGIGYGKADQALKDTPKEGDKIVILGGENYRIGMGGAAVSSADTGEFESGIELNAVQRSNPEMQKRAANAVRGMVESDENFIVSIHDHGAGGHLNCLSELVEDTGGKINLDSLPVGDPTLSAKEIIGNESQERMGLVIAEKHLETLHKIADRERSPIYDVGEVTGNDRFTFESKTTGEKPMDLALEDMFGSSPKTIMTDNTIVRKYKNPRYKSKNLKIYLEQVLQLEAVACKDWLTNKVDRCVGGKVAKQQCVGPLQIPLNNVGVMALDYNGKEGIATSIGHAPISALIHPDAGSRNAITESLTNIVWAPLKDNLKSVSLSANWMWPCKNEGEDARLYKAVQAVSEFAIDLGINVPTGKDSLSMKQKYPNEDVIAPGTVIISAAGNCSEISKVVEPLLKADGGNIYYINISQDDFKLGGSSFFQALNAIGNDTPDVKNTDFVKNAFNAIQDLIKADKIEAGHDVASGGLITTLLELCFADVNLGADYDFTALNEEDSLKILFSENAGLVFQADASVESILAENNIEVFKIGTANASGKINIKNNEDVFAFDVAELRDVWYKTSYLLDKKQTANNAADARYENYKNQPLQYTFPKHFTGKRPTIDASQPKPKAAIIREKGSNSEREMANAMYLAGFDVKDVHMTDLISGRETLEDIQFIGAVGGFSNSDVLGSAKGWAGAFMYNEKAKTALENFFKREDTLSVGICNGCQLWMELELINPEHDVHGKMLHNDSHKHESSFTSVKIQKNNSVMLSSLEGSTLGVWISHGEGKFNLPKEESQYNIVAKYGYEGYPANPNGSDFNTAMMCDASGRHLVTMPHIERSTFQWNWANYPEGRKDEVSPWLEAFENAKKWIDNK, from the coding sequence ATGATTCATTTCTTTGGAAACGTAAACGGCAAATTATTTGCTGTACAAACAGTTAAAGAATTATCGACTGAAACTATTTCAAAATTATCGTGGCTTTTTGGCAACCAGCCTAAGTTAGAACAAGCATCAATCGATGCTTTTTTTGTTGGTCCTCGTGCCGCTATGATTACACCTTGGAGTACAAATGCTGTTGAAATTACTCAAAATATGGGTATCACAGACATTATTAGAATTGAAGAATTTGAAGCTGTCGCTGAAGATTTTTCAGATTTCGATCCGATGATTTCTCAAAAATTCAACGAATTAAATCAAGAGTCATTTACAATTGATATTAAACCAGAACCGGTTTTAAATATTGAAGACATTGCCGCTTACAATGCACAAGAAGGATTGTCTTTAAGCGACGAAGAAGTGACGTATCTAGAAGGTGTTGCTAAGAAAATTGGGCGTCCGTTAACAGATTCTGAAGTCTTCGGATTTTCGCAAGTCAATTCAGAGCACTGTCGTCATAAAATTTTCAACGGAACATTTGTTATCGATGGTGAAGAAAAAGAGGTGTCATTATTTAAAATGATTCGTGAAACATCAAACAAAAATCCTAACGATATTGTTTCAGCTTATAAAGATAATGTCGCGTTTGTAAAAGGCCCTATTGTAGAACAATTTGCTCCTAAAACGGCAGATAAGCCAGATTTTTACGAAACGAAAAATTACGAATCTGTAATTTCATTAAAAGCAGAAACTCACAACTTCCCAACCACCGTAGAGCCTTTTAATGGTGCTGCAACTGGTTCTGGAGGAGAGATTCGCGATAGACTTGCAGGAGGAAAAGGCTCTTTACCTCTAGCAGGAACAGCAGTTTATATGACGTCGTATTCGCGTTTAGAAGAAAACCGTCCGTGGGAACAAAAAACGCAAGCACGTCCTTGGTTATACCAAACACCAATGGATATTTTAATAAAAGCCAGTAATGGTGCATCTGACTTTGGAAACAAATTCGGACAACCGTTAATTACAGGTTCTGTACTTACATTCGAACACGACGAGAATGCTTCGTCTAGTACAGCAAACCCTAGAAAATTAGGTTTTGATAAAGTTATTATGCAAGCTGGTGGTATTGGTTACGGTAAAGCCGACCAAGCCTTAAAGGATACGCCTAAAGAAGGCGATAAAATTGTTATTCTTGGTGGTGAAAACTACCGTATTGGAATGGGTGGTGCCGCAGTGTCTTCTGCAGATACTGGAGAATTCGAATCGGGTATCGAGTTAAATGCGGTACAACGTTCTAATCCAGAAATGCAAAAACGTGCTGCTAACGCCGTGCGTGGTATGGTAGAAAGTGACGAAAACTTTATTGTATCTATCCACGACCATGGAGCTGGAGGACATTTAAATTGTCTTTCAGAATTGGTAGAAGATACAGGAGGGAAAATCAATTTAGACAGTTTACCTGTTGGAGACCCTACCCTATCGGCTAAAGAAATTATTGGTAACGAATCTCAAGAACGTATGGGATTAGTTATTGCAGAAAAACATTTAGAAACGCTTCATAAAATTGCAGATAGAGAACGTTCTCCTATTTACGATGTTGGAGAAGTTACAGGAAACGACCGCTTTACTTTCGAGTCTAAAACAACTGGTGAAAAGCCAATGGATTTAGCATTAGAAGATATGTTTGGAAGTTCCCCTAAAACCATAATGACAGACAATACCATTGTCAGAAAATATAAAAATCCGCGTTACAAATCTAAAAACTTAAAAATCTATTTAGAGCAAGTGTTGCAGTTAGAAGCTGTGGCTTGTAAAGATTGGTTAACTAACAAAGTCGATAGATGTGTTGGTGGTAAAGTAGCCAAACAACAATGTGTTGGACCATTACAAATTCCGTTAAACAATGTTGGTGTTATGGCACTAGATTATAATGGAAAAGAAGGAATTGCTACGTCTATTGGGCACGCGCCTATTTCGGCTTTAATACACCCAGATGCTGGAAGTAGAAATGCCATTACAGAATCGCTTACCAATATTGTTTGGGCTCCTTTAAAAGATAATTTAAAGAGTGTATCCTTATCTGCAAACTGGATGTGGCCTTGTAAAAATGAAGGTGAAGACGCGAGATTATACAAAGCTGTTCAAGCCGTTTCAGAATTTGCAATCGACTTAGGAATTAACGTACCAACAGGAAAAGATTCGCTTTCTATGAAGCAAAAATATCCTAACGAAGACGTTATTGCTCCAGGAACTGTAATTATTTCTGCTGCAGGAAATTGTTCTGAAATTTCTAAAGTTGTAGAACCACTTTTAAAAGCTGATGGTGGAAATATTTACTACATCAACATCTCTCAAGACGACTTTAAATTGGGTGGTAGTTCATTCTTCCAAGCATTAAATGCTATTGGAAACGACACCCCAGATGTTAAGAATACAGACTTTGTTAAGAATGCGTTTAATGCGATTCAGGACTTAATTAAAGCGGATAAAATTGAGGCTGGACACGATGTTGCTTCAGGTGGGTTAATCACAACTCTATTAGAATTGTGTTTTGCTGATGTAAACTTGGGAGCCGATTATGATTTCACAGCTTTAAATGAAGAAGATTCACTTAAGATATTATTCTCTGAAAATGCAGGACTTGTTTTTCAAGCAGATGCTTCAGTAGAATCTATTTTAGCTGAAAACAATATTGAAGTATTCAAAATTGGAACAGCTAATGCTTCTGGTAAAATAAACATTAAAAACAACGAAGATGTATTTGCTTTTGATGTTGCCGAATTAAGAGATGTGTGGTACAAAACATCGTATTTATTAGATAAAAAGCAAACGGCAAATAACGCTGCAGACGCGCGTTACGAAAACTATAAAAATCAGCCACTTCAATATACTTTCCCTAAACATTTTACAGGTAAGCGTCCTACCATAGATGCTAGTCAGCCTAAACCAAAAGCGGCTATTATTCGTGAAAAGGGAAGTAATTCTGAACGTGAAATGGCTAACGCGATGTATTTAGCTGGTTTTGATGTGAAAGATGTACACATGACCGATTTAATTTCTGGTCGTGAAACACTTGAAGATATTCAGTTTATTGGTGCTGTTGGTGGATTCTCAAACTCGGATGTTTTAGGCTCTGCTAAAGGTTGGGCTGGTGCTTTTATGTATAATGAAAAAGCAAAAACAGCATTAGAAAACTTCTTTAAAAGAGAAGACACACTGTCCGTTGGAATCTGTAACGGATGCCAGTTATGGATGGAGTTAGAATTAATCAACCCAGAACACGATGTTCATGGAAAAATGTTACATAACGACTCGCATAAACACGAGAGTTCATTTACTTCTGTGAAAATTCAGAAAAACAATTCGGTAATGTTATCGAGTTTAGAAGGCAGCACACTTGGAGTTTGGATTTCGCACGGAGAAGGAAAATTTAACCTTCCTAAAGAAGAAAGCCAATACAACATTGTAGCGAAATACGGTTACGAAGGGTATCCAGCAAATCCTAATGGTTCCGACTTTAACACGGCCATGATGTGTGACGCCTCAGGAAGACACTTAGTCACGATGCCACATATAGAACGTTCTACCTTTCAATGGAACTGGGCGAACTATCCAGAAGGCAGAAAAGACGAAGTTTCTCCGTGGTTAGAAGCATTTGAAAATGCTAAAAAATGGATTGATAATAAATAA
- a CDS encoding endonuclease, with the protein MKHFYLSVCLTFSTLFGFAQINPPEDLQAYYNTVNFSKTGVELKEDLSAVTIAKHVKELTYTPEVWEALKVTDLDPDNSNNVLLMYGYDDMDNNISTDRSRDKNKNGGNQGEWNREHIYAKSLGTPNLGTEGPGSDAQMLRPSDIGRNADRNNLKFADGSGNSNFSNNGWYPGDEWKGDCARIVMYMYIRYGERCLPTNVGFGDSAQTPDDMIDLFLEWNIEDPVSEFEKQRNTYHGNTSNTYAQGNRNPFIDNPYLATAIWGGADAQNLWDGNSSVTDTEAPTVPTALASSDITASSIKLTWTASTDNIAVASYNVYMDGTFLTKAYTNTITISDLDADTTYAFTITAEDASNNVSAVSESISATTSGEIVMDYCTSESFENLSSTIDVNDSSYAERTWTGDNGLEWTATGARIDQNIDGSKAVAIDKNNSGSLTAPTTSNGIGALTVTTLRVFGGGSGTLDLVVNGEVVGQIPYNEFEQTTTIENINIAGNVTVELNNITSDNRDRIVIDNLAWTCYENTNSDYCTEETFTNLTPIQDLNDSQYGDRTWTGDNGLVWTATDARIDQNIELSKVITIRNGVLTAPKTTGGIGTLTVTTQRVFGGGSGTFDVVVNGNVVGQIAYSDVVQTITVENINIEGEVALELNNKSTSSDRVIIENLAWTCYDASLSIEDDSLNAVKIYPNPMEDLLNIAMPNGEASQVDIYNMLGKLVLSKTIQNSTSISTQNLQSGVYILRMTQNNKTISKKLVKN; encoded by the coding sequence ATGAAGCACTTTTACTTATCAGTATGCTTAACCTTTTCAACATTATTTGGCTTTGCTCAAATAAACCCACCTGAAGACTTACAAGCATATTACAACACCGTAAACTTTTCTAAAACCGGCGTAGAACTTAAAGAAGACTTAAGCGCCGTTACAATTGCAAAACATGTTAAAGAATTGACGTACACTCCAGAAGTATGGGAAGCGTTAAAAGTTACAGATCTTGATCCCGACAATAGTAACAACGTACTTTTAATGTATGGTTATGACGATATGGACAACAATATTTCTACAGACAGAAGTAGAGATAAAAACAAAAATGGAGGAAATCAAGGCGAATGGAATCGTGAGCATATCTATGCAAAATCTTTAGGAACTCCAAATTTAGGAACAGAAGGTCCTGGATCTGATGCACAAATGCTACGTCCGAGTGACATTGGTAGAAATGCAGACCGTAACAATTTAAAATTTGCAGATGGTAGTGGTAATTCAAACTTTTCAAACAATGGCTGGTATCCTGGCGACGAGTGGAAAGGCGACTGTGCTCGTATCGTGATGTACATGTACATTAGATATGGTGAGCGTTGTTTACCAACTAATGTAGGTTTTGGAGATTCTGCTCAAACGCCTGACGACATGATTGATTTATTCTTAGAATGGAATATTGAAGATCCTGTTTCAGAATTCGAAAAACAAAGAAACACCTACCACGGAAACACATCTAATACGTACGCCCAAGGTAACAGAAACCCATTTATCGATAATCCATATTTAGCAACTGCTATTTGGGGAGGTGCAGATGCACAAAATTTATGGGATGGTAACAGTAGTGTTACAGATACAGAAGCGCCAACAGTACCTACAGCTCTTGCTTCAAGCGATATTACAGCGTCTAGCATTAAATTAACATGGACTGCTTCTACAGACAATATTGCTGTTGCCTCTTACAATGTATACATGGATGGAACGTTCTTAACAAAAGCGTATACAAATACAATTACAATTTCAGATTTAGATGCAGATACAACCTATGCATTTACAATAACTGCCGAAGATGCTTCTAATAATGTTTCTGCAGTATCAGAATCGATTTCAGCAACCACGTCTGGAGAAATTGTAATGGATTATTGTACGTCTGAAAGTTTTGAAAACCTATCATCAACTATAGACGTAAATGACAGCTCATATGCAGAACGCACTTGGACTGGAGATAATGGTTTAGAATGGACTGCAACGGGTGCTAGAATAGACCAAAATATTGATGGATCAAAAGCCGTAGCAATCGACAAAAACAATTCTGGATCTTTAACTGCTCCAACGACTAGTAATGGTATAGGTGCTTTAACAGTAACAACACTACGCGTTTTTGGTGGTGGATCTGGAACTCTAGATTTAGTTGTTAATGGTGAGGTTGTAGGCCAAATTCCTTACAATGAATTTGAACAAACTACAACTATTGAAAACATTAATATTGCGGGTAACGTAACTGTGGAATTAAATAATATTACTTCAGATAATCGTGACCGTATCGTTATCGATAATCTGGCTTGGACATGTTACGAAAACACAAATTCTGATTACTGTACAGAAGAAACATTTACAAATCTTACACCTATTCAAGATTTAAACGACAGCCAGTACGGAGATAGAACATGGACTGGAGATAATGGTTTAGTATGGACTGCTACAGATGCTAGAATAGATCAGAATATCGAATTAAGTAAAGTTATCACCATTAGAAATGGTGTCTTAACTGCGCCTAAAACAACTGGAGGTATCGGAACTTTAACGGTAACGACACAACGTGTATTTGGTGGTGGTTCTGGAACTTTTGATGTTGTAGTAAACGGAAATGTAGTTGGGCAAATTGCTTATAGCGACGTGGTACAAACTATAACTGTTGAAAATATTAATATTGAAGGTGAGGTTGCGTTAGAATTAAATAACAAATCAACATCATCAGACCGTGTTATTATTGAAAACCTTGCTTGGACCTGTTACGATGCATCTTTAAGTATTGAAGACGACAGTCTAAATGCTGTTAAAATCTATCCTAACCCAATGGAAGATTTACTAAACATTGCAATGCCAAACGGAGAAGCATCTCAGGTTGACATTTACAATATGTTAGGAAAATTAGTACTTTCTAAAACCATACAAAACAGCACTAGTATTAGCACTCAAAACTTACAATCGGGTGTTTATATTTTAAGAATGACTCAAAACAACAAAACGATTAGCAAAAAATTAGTTAAGAATTAA
- a CDS encoding RsmB/NOP family class I SAM-dependent RNA methyltransferase encodes MRLHRNLCFAVVDGLMLIFNEGVYADKVVQQLLKRDKRWGSRDRGFVAETTYEIVRWKRLYAEIAEVKEPYDRDNIWRIFAVWATLKGIKLPDWSYFEKTPTRKIKGRFDELSKIRKFKESIPDWMDEIGAKELGEELWTKEIAALNQQADVVLRTNTLKITKDKLQADLFDVDIETEFIKGYPDALKLKERANVFTTESFKNGHFEVQDASSQLVAKYLEVEPGMRVIDTCAGAGGKTLHLASLMENKGQIIALDIYAHKLHELKRRAKRDGAHNIEQRPIESTKVIKKLYDKADRVLIDAPCSGLGVLRRNPDAKWKLQPEFLDRIRETQQEILQTYSRMVKSGGQMVYATCSVLPSENRQQVDTFLTSEFGKDFTLVRDENIYAHKTGFDGFYMALLKRK; translated from the coding sequence ATGCGATTACATAGAAATTTATGCTTTGCGGTAGTAGACGGATTAATGCTCATTTTTAATGAAGGAGTTTATGCCGACAAAGTTGTTCAACAATTATTAAAACGCGACAAACGCTGGGGAAGTCGTGACCGTGGCTTTGTAGCCGAAACAACTTACGAGATTGTTCGCTGGAAACGCCTATATGCTGAAATAGCAGAAGTAAAAGAGCCTTACGATAGAGATAATATTTGGAGAATATTTGCCGTATGGGCAACACTGAAAGGTATTAAGTTACCAGACTGGTCTTATTTTGAAAAAACACCGACACGTAAAATTAAAGGACGTTTTGATGAATTGTCTAAAATTAGAAAATTCAAAGAATCGATTCCCGATTGGATGGACGAAATTGGTGCTAAAGAATTAGGTGAGGAACTTTGGACTAAAGAGATTGCTGCTTTAAACCAACAAGCCGATGTTGTGCTTAGAACAAACACCTTAAAAATAACTAAAGACAAGTTACAAGCCGACCTTTTTGATGTCGACATCGAAACGGAATTTATTAAAGGCTATCCTGATGCGCTTAAATTAAAAGAGCGTGCCAATGTTTTTACAACAGAATCTTTTAAAAACGGTCATTTTGAAGTGCAAGATGCATCGTCTCAATTGGTTGCTAAATATTTAGAGGTTGAACCTGGAATGCGTGTTATAGACACTTGTGCTGGTGCAGGTGGAAAAACATTACACTTGGCATCTTTAATGGAAAACAAAGGACAAATTATTGCTTTAGATATTTATGCGCATAAATTGCATGAATTAAAACGTCGTGCAAAACGCGATGGTGCTCATAATATTGAACAACGTCCTATAGAATCGACTAAAGTTATTAAGAAATTATACGATAAAGCCGACCGTGTGCTAATTGATGCACCATGTTCAGGCCTTGGGGTTTTAAGAAGAAATCCGGATGCTAAATGGAAATTACAACCTGAATTTTTAGATAGAATTCGCGAAACACAACAAGAGATTCTTCAGACGTATTCTAGAATGGTTAAATCTGGCGGACAAATGGTATATGCTACCTGCTCCGTTTTACCTTCTGAAAACAGACAACAAGTTGACACTTTCTTAACATCGGAGTTCGGAAAAGATTTTACCTTAGTGCGCGACGAAAATATTTATGCTCACAAAACAGGATTCGACGGATTTTATATGGCTTTACTTAAAAGAAAGTAA
- a CDS encoding WD40/YVTN/BNR-like repeat-containing protein, giving the protein MRLIASLLLFVLISSCKQDVQKPSKIYKSVEIQDVYNDSLSIRAIELMGDGTLAFAADKGTYGLYFPKKEQVATSKQLHDSVPLHFRAVAHTSTDFFMLSIESPALLYKTGDDGSMKRVYKEEGEEVFYDAMTFWNDKEGIAVGDSVNGCLSIIITRDGGETWAKLPCENLPKAIEGEGAFAASNTNIKVLEDKAWIATTSGTIYYSENKGETWITIETPMQNTEATQGVYSIDFYDELNGFAIGGDYTKPDVNTNNKMKTVDGGKTWLLVADGEEPGYKSCVQYMPNRNAESLVAVGFNGISMSNDHGESWKQISEESFYTIRFLNDSIAYAAGKGRISKLVFTE; this is encoded by the coding sequence ATGCGACTAATAGCGAGCCTTTTACTTTTTGTTTTAATCAGTTCTTGTAAACAAGATGTTCAAAAACCTTCAAAAATTTACAAATCTGTTGAAATTCAGGATGTTTATAATGACTCTTTAAGCATACGTGCCATTGAACTTATGGGCGATGGCACCCTAGCTTTTGCTGCAGATAAAGGAACTTACGGATTATATTTTCCAAAAAAGGAGCAAGTGGCAACATCAAAGCAACTTCACGATTCTGTGCCGTTACATTTTAGAGCCGTTGCACATACATCTACCGATTTTTTTATGTTGAGTATTGAAAGTCCTGCATTATTATATAAAACAGGAGACGATGGAAGCATGAAACGCGTTTATAAAGAAGAAGGCGAAGAGGTGTTTTACGACGCTATGACGTTTTGGAACGATAAAGAAGGTATTGCGGTAGGCGATAGTGTTAATGGTTGTTTGTCTATAATTATTACTCGAGACGGCGGCGAAACCTGGGCGAAGTTACCTTGCGAGAACTTACCTAAAGCCATCGAAGGTGAAGGCGCGTTTGCTGCGAGTAACACCAATATTAAAGTGTTAGAAGATAAAGCATGGATTGCAACTACTAGCGGAACTATTTATTATTCTGAAAATAAAGGTGAAACTTGGATTACAATTGAAACGCCAATGCAGAACACAGAAGCAACTCAAGGTGTTTATTCTATCGATTTTTACGATGAATTAAATGGCTTTGCTATTGGTGGAGATTACACCAAACCCGATGTAAATACCAACAATAAAATGAAAACTGTCGATGGTGGAAAAACATGGCTGCTGGTTGCAGACGGTGAAGAGCCAGGTTACAAGAGTTGCGTGCAATATATGCCGAATCGTAATGCTGAAAGTTTAGTTGCAGTTGGTTTTAATGGTATTTCAATGTCGAATGACCATGGAGAATCTTGGAAACAAATTAGTGAGGAATCTTTCTACACTATTCGTTTTTTAAATGATTCTATTGCCTATGCTGCAGGAAAAGGGCGAATTTCGAAGCTCGTTTTTACAGAATAA
- a CDS encoding TonB-dependent receptor plug domain-containing protein yields the protein MRFSKSLYNFILITCITCLSSVSVFAQEQDSVAATSLKEVVLKYNITQHKKHESPAPVQTLDGETLTRLNSLNVADAIRFFSGVQLKDYGGVGGIKTVNIRSMGSQHTGVFYDGVRLGNAQNGQVDLGKYSLSNMEQVSLYQGQRTDLDQSANAYASANSIYLKSKTPDFSPEKKYEADVTFKTGSFGLVNPSFAFDYKLSDKIAARVSAEMVSADGEYKFRYSNGSYDTTAVRQNADITSYRVETTLYGNPSDKTSWHVKYYHFDSERGLPGAIVANRFNRSQRLWDQSNFIQGEFKHQVNDSYFFVVRGKYADDHTRYVNPEIVSLEGVLDNRYHQKKYYTSIINTVKLKPFWEVSLASDFEESTLDANLYRFAYPKRFSMLNALASNFHFKRFNVQLSVLSTTVNETVEAYDSADDLQKFTPSVLVNVQPFQNSEFRLRAFYKNIFRMPTFNDLYYTFVGNTFLSPEYSEQIDFGLSYQHTKQNSFFEVQADVYKVWVTDKIVAVPGANLFRWTMLNLGRVETTGVEVGLKSTVKFYQDVDVTGMVNYAYQEAVDATPGSNTYGDQIPYLPLHSGSATLMGAYRAFQLNYSFIYTGERYSQTANIKSNYLQPWYTHDLSANYTFECFHNPMKLGVEVNNVFDQQYDVVKNFPMPGRSYRFTLNYKL from the coding sequence GTGAGGTTTTCAAAATCGTTATATAATTTTATTTTAATTACGTGTATCACGTGTTTAAGTTCGGTATCTGTTTTTGCACAAGAACAAGATAGTGTTGCTGCAACTTCGCTGAAAGAAGTTGTGTTAAAATATAATATTACACAGCATAAAAAACATGAATCTCCTGCACCAGTACAAACTTTAGATGGAGAAACTTTAACCCGATTAAACAGCTTAAATGTTGCCGATGCCATTCGGTTTTTTAGTGGTGTACAACTTAAAGATTATGGCGGTGTTGGTGGTATTAAAACCGTAAATATTCGTAGTATGGGATCGCAACATACTGGCGTGTTTTACGACGGCGTCCGTCTTGGAAATGCTCAAAATGGTCAAGTCGATTTGGGTAAATATTCTTTAAGCAACATGGAACAAGTAAGCTTGTACCAAGGGCAACGTACAGATTTAGACCAATCGGCAAATGCTTATGCGTCTGCAAATAGTATTTATTTAAAATCTAAAACTCCAGATTTTAGTCCTGAAAAAAAGTACGAAGCAGATGTGACGTTCAAAACAGGTTCTTTCGGATTGGTTAATCCTTCGTTTGCTTTCGATTATAAATTATCCGATAAAATTGCTGCTCGAGTAAGTGCCGAAATGGTGTCTGCAGATGGCGAATATAAATTTAGATACAGTAATGGGAGTTACGATACGACAGCGGTTAGACAAAATGCAGATATAACTTCGTATCGTGTAGAAACGACGCTATATGGAAATCCGTCTGATAAAACGAGTTGGCATGTAAAATACTATCATTTCGATTCTGAACGTGGCTTGCCAGGTGCCATTGTAGCCAATCGATTCAATAGGTCGCAGCGTTTGTGGGATCAAAGTAATTTTATTCAAGGCGAGTTTAAACATCAGGTTAACGATTCTTACTTCTTTGTTGTTAGAGGTAAATATGCAGATGATCACACACGTTATGTCAATCCCGAAATTGTATCTCTAGAAGGTGTATTAGACAACAGGTATCATCAGAAAAAATATTATACTTCTATTATAAATACGGTTAAACTGAAGCCGTTTTGGGAAGTGTCGCTCGCATCAGATTTTGAAGAAAGCACCCTCGATGCAAACCTCTATCGTTTTGCATATCCTAAACGGTTTTCTATGTTAAATGCACTAGCTAGTAACTTTCATTTTAAACGTTTCAATGTTCAGCTAAGTGTATTAAGCACAACTGTAAATGAAACCGTTGAAGCTTACGATTCGGCCGATGATCTTCAAAAATTCACACCTTCAGTGCTTGTTAATGTGCAACCTTTTCAGAATTCAGAATTCAGATTACGTGCATTTTATAAAAATATTTTCAGGATGCCAACCTTTAATGATTTGTATTACACATTTGTAGGGAACACGTTTTTAAGTCCAGAATATTCCGAGCAAATCGATTTCGGCTTATCGTATCAACATACAAAACAAAATTCGTTTTTTGAAGTCCAAGCCGATGTCTATAAGGTTTGGGTAACCGATAAAATTGTAGCTGTTCCAGGAGCTAATTTATTTCGATGGACTATGCTAAACCTCGGTCGAGTGGAAACAACAGGTGTGGAAGTTGGATTAAAATCGACAGTAAAATTCTATCAGGATGTAGATGTTACGGGTATGGTAAATTATGCGTATCAAGAAGCGGTAGATGCTACTCCGGGAAGCAACACCTACGGCGATCAGATTCCGTATTTGCCGTTACATAGTGGTAGTGCAACTTTAATGGGGGCTTACAGAGCATTTCAACTGAACTATAGTTTTATTTATACAGGCGAGCGCTATAGCCAAACTGCGAATATAAAATCTAATTACTTACAACCTTGGTACACTCATGATTTATCTGCGAATTATACATTTGAATGTTTCCATAATCCTATGAAACTAGGTGTCGAGGTAAATAATGTCTTTGATCAACAATATGATGTGGTTAAGAATTTCCCAATGCCTGGGCGTTCGTATCGCTTCACACTTAATTATAAACTTTAA